The Bacteroidota bacterium genome has a window encoding:
- a CDS encoding endonuclease domain-containing protein, translated as MKSKFPHYYGASLKTFDKAKQLRKESTPAEKYLWKMLRGRSILGFKFRRQHPVYHFIADFYCNKAKLILEVDGDIHELDHIKEYDKEREETIKELGIRVLRFTNEEVLADENKVMRKIENCLRQITSTSFSRGEKDRG; from the coding sequence ATGAAAAGCAAATTTCCGCATTACTACGGAGCTTCTCTTAAAACATTTGACAAAGCAAAGCAGTTGCGCAAGGAGAGCACTCCGGCAGAAAAATATTTATGGAAAATGCTGCGCGGCAGAAGTATTTTAGGATTCAAGTTCAGAAGGCAGCATCCTGTTTATCATTTCATAGCAGATTTTTATTGCAACAAAGCAAAACTTATTTTAGAAGTGGATGGCGATATTCACGAATTGGATCACATAAAAGAATACGATAAGGAACGGGAAGAAACAATCAAGGAATTAGGTATTAGGGTTCTTCGCTTCACGAATGAAGAAGTTCTTGCAGATGAAAACAAAGTGATGCGAAAAATTGAAAACTGCCTGAGACAAATAACCTCCACCTCCTTCTCCCGCGGGGAGAAGGACCGAGGATGA